The following are from one region of the Stanieria sp. NIES-3757 genome:
- a CDS encoding Rhodanese domain protein codes for MNQQYFVDCQWLAQHLNNSQVVVVDCRFQLGERNWGWLQYSRSHIPGAYYLDLDRDLSSAIQTHGGRHPLPDIEQLGAKLASMGIVQNETLVVAYDNSRFAFAARLWWLLRYLGHEQIALLDGGWQAWQSNGYPVTYEIPPARTGFFEPQSHDDWIVEIEQVKACQNKSGIVLVDSREHDRYAGIREPIDPIAGHISGAVNSPWQLVSDQDGYILPLSNQEQLWADYVSAEEIIVYCGSGVTACVNLLSLKLAGIEQTKLYPGGWSDWCSYLT; via the coding sequence ATGAATCAACAATATTTTGTCGATTGTCAATGGCTAGCACAGCATCTCAATAACTCCCAAGTAGTTGTAGTAGACTGTCGTTTTCAACTTGGTGAACGTAATTGGGGTTGGCTTCAATATTCTCGCAGTCATATTCCTGGAGCTTATTATTTAGATTTAGATCGGGATTTATCTAGTGCTATTCAAACTCATGGTGGTCGTCATCCGCTTCCTGACATTGAGCAGTTAGGAGCCAAATTAGCCTCGATGGGAATAGTACAGAATGAAACTTTAGTAGTAGCTTACGATAACTCTCGATTTGCTTTTGCTGCTCGTTTATGGTGGTTGTTGCGCTATTTAGGTCACGAACAGATAGCTTTACTAGATGGGGGTTGGCAAGCGTGGCAAAGTAATGGTTATCCTGTGACTTATGAAATACCTCCTGCTCGAACTGGTTTTTTTGAACCTCAATCCCATGATGATTGGATAGTTGAGATCGAACAAGTGAAAGCTTGTCAAAATAAATCTGGAATAGTTTTAGTTGATTCCCGAGAACATGACCGTTATGCTGGGATCAGAGAGCCTATCGATCCGATCGCCGGTCATATTTCAGGTGCAGTTAATTCTCCGTGGCAGCTAGTCTCTGATCAAGATGGCTATATACTTCCTCTTTCCAATCAAGAGCAACTATGGGCTGACTATGTTTCAGCAGAAGAAATTATTGTTTATTGTGGCTCTGGAGTAACTGCTTGTGTTAATTTATTGTCTTTGAAATTAGCAGGAATTGAGCAGACGAAACTTTATCCAGGTGGCTGGAGTGATTGGTGTTCTTATCTAACTTAA
- a CDS encoding SsrA-binding protein, whose translation MGDKDAGIKIISDNRQARFLYEILETYEAGIQLTGTEVKSIREGKANLKDGYALIRNGEAWLINVHISPYQASGQYFNHEPRRTRKLLLHRKEISKLIGQVEQKGLTLVPLKLYFKNGWIKVSIGLAKGKKLHDKRETMKRRQDQREIERAMKRY comes from the coding sequence ATGGGCGACAAAGATGCAGGCATTAAAATTATCAGCGATAATCGTCAAGCTCGCTTTCTTTATGAAATATTAGAGACTTATGAAGCTGGTATTCAACTGACAGGAACAGAAGTTAAGTCAATTCGTGAAGGAAAAGCCAACCTCAAAGATGGTTATGCTTTGATTCGTAATGGTGAGGCTTGGTTAATCAATGTCCACATATCCCCCTATCAAGCAAGTGGTCAATATTTTAACCATGAACCACGCCGAACCCGTAAACTACTTTTACACCGAAAAGAAATTAGCAAACTAATTGGACAAGTCGAACAAAAAGGCTTAACCTTAGTCCCGCTCAAATTATATTTTAAAAATGGCTGGATTAAGGTCAGTATTGGGTTAGCTAAAGGTAAAAAACTACATGATAAAAGAGAGACAATGAAACGTCGCCAAGATCAAAGAGAAATAGAGAGAGCGATGAAAAGATATTAA
- a CDS encoding hypothetical protein (conserved hypothetical membrane protein) yields MLQFILTWLATAISLGITAWIVPGLTITSFTAAAVGAIVLGLVNAIVKPILILFTLPLTILTLGLFLLVVNAIAFSLVGYFTPGFVVAGFFPALFGSIVLSFVSGIIGQFFSTNN; encoded by the coding sequence ATGTTGCAATTCATCCTGACTTGGCTCGCAACAGCTATTTCTTTAGGGATTACGGCTTGGATTGTTCCAGGATTAACAATTACAAGTTTTACGGCTGCTGCTGTAGGCGCAATAGTACTAGGTTTAGTCAATGCTATTGTTAAGCCGATTTTGATCCTGTTTACTTTACCCTTAACTATTTTGACGCTGGGCTTATTTTTGTTGGTAGTAAATGCGATCGCTTTTAGTCTGGTAGGATATTTTACTCCTGGTTTTGTGGTGGCTGGTTTTTTCCCTGCTTTGTTTGGTTCAATTGTTCTTTCTTTTGTATCGGGAATTATTGGTCAATTTTTCTCTACTAACAACTAG
- a CDS encoding anti-sigma-factor antagonist, whose protein sequence is MSSVIEIIEPTGILDGTKAQEFRQKINESIESGADIILVDFNNVTFMDSSGLGALVLSLKSVRAAGAKLFLCSINEQIRMLFELTSMDRVFEIFPSREDVEKKFQ, encoded by the coding sequence ATGAGTTCTGTCATTGAGATCATTGAACCTACCGGTATATTAGATGGTACTAAAGCTCAAGAATTCCGCCAAAAAATTAATGAAAGTATCGAAAGCGGAGCAGATATTATTTTAGTAGATTTTAATAATGTAACCTTTATGGATAGCTCTGGTTTGGGGGCTTTGGTTTTATCTCTCAAAAGTGTTCGGGCTGCTGGAGCCAAACTGTTTTTATGTTCGATTAACGAGCAAATTAGAATGTTGTTTGAGCTTACCAGTATGGATCGAGTTTTTGAGATTTTTCCTAGTCGAGAAGATGTAGAAAAGAAATTTCAATAA
- a CDS encoding two-component response regulator: MAQILIIDDDSATQLLLKRTLESQGYEITLASDGEEGLIKAKSICPALVICDWIMPRMNGLEVCRQIKSTPELSTTFFILLTSLDSVEDRVKGLDAGSDDFLCKPIEMYELKARIRAGLRIHQLSRDLQRQKQLLEAELMEAAEYVSSILPEPLQSQSLAIDVRFIPSRQLGGDSFDYFWLDSHHLVFYLLDVAGHGLRASLPSLAVINLLRSRGLNNVNYYQPKEVLYSLNQTFQMSDRNDKYFTIWYGVYNRKTKSLVYSSAGHPPGILLTFNDSEQLTEKRLKTPGVPIGMFPEAKYVNGYCSISSRSTLYIFSDGIYEVEPHNGSFWGLEKLINLLKKYQRNPKRNLDQLLGHVREWHPNFQFEDDLSIMQVDFF; encoded by the coding sequence ATGGCTCAAATCTTAATTATTGATGACGACTCAGCAACACAACTATTACTCAAAAGAACCCTTGAAAGTCAAGGCTACGAGATTACCTTAGCGAGTGACGGAGAAGAAGGTTTAATCAAAGCCAAGTCCATTTGTCCAGCTTTAGTCATCTGTGATTGGATTATGCCTCGTATGAATGGGTTAGAGGTATGTCGTCAGATTAAATCAACTCCTGAATTATCAACCACTTTTTTTATTTTGTTGACTTCCCTTGATTCTGTCGAAGATCGAGTTAAGGGTTTAGACGCTGGTTCAGATGATTTTTTATGTAAACCGATTGAAATGTACGAACTCAAAGCGCGTATTCGTGCAGGACTAAGGATACATCAACTCAGCCGTGATTTGCAACGACAAAAGCAATTGTTAGAAGCTGAATTAATGGAAGCAGCAGAATATGTCAGTTCTATTTTACCAGAACCGCTTCAATCTCAATCTTTAGCTATTGATGTTCGTTTTATCCCCTCTAGACAATTAGGAGGAGATAGTTTTGATTATTTTTGGCTTGATTCTCATCATTTGGTTTTCTATTTATTAGATGTTGCAGGTCATGGTTTGCGAGCTTCTTTACCTTCGTTAGCGGTGATTAATTTATTACGTTCTCGTGGTTTAAATAATGTTAATTACTATCAACCTAAAGAAGTTTTATATAGTTTAAATCAAACTTTTCAAATGAGCGATCGCAATGATAAATATTTTACAATTTGGTATGGAGTATATAACCGTAAAACCAAAAGTTTAGTTTATTCGAGTGCTGGTCATCCTCCTGGAATTTTACTTACTTTTAATGACTCAGAGCAACTAACAGAAAAACGTTTAAAAACGCCTGGAGTTCCAATTGGAATGTTTCCTGAAGCGAAATATGTGAATGGTTATTGTTCAATTAGTTCGCGTTCGACTCTCTATATTTTTAGTGATGGTATTTATGAGGTTGAACCACACAATGGTTCTTTTTGGGGATTAGAAAAATTGATTAATTTACTCAAAAAATATCAAAGAAACCCTAAACGGAATCTCGATCAACTTTTAGGACATGTGAGAGAATGGCATCCTAATTTTCAGTTTGAAGATGATTTATCAATTATGCAAGTTGATTTTTTCTAA